TTCTAGAGAGGAAAGGGCCCTGTCTCCTAAAGCTGAGGCTGTTGAACCAGgtaattgcaattaaatatgataaaaatatattctgaaGTAGACTTACAAAGCTCCTTGTTTAGACTAACACAGGGCGTTTGAAACCACCAAACATGATGATCCTCTTGTAATGGACTCAATTTCTGAAATATAAAGTATttatacttaaaggattagtttactttcaaaaaaaaatttcctgataatttactcaccctcatgtcatccaagatgtccatgtccttctttcttcagtcaaaatgaaattaaggtttttgatgaaaacattccaggattattctccttatagtggacttcaattggccccaaacggttgaaagtcaaaattacagtttcagtgcatctTCAAaaggctttaaatgataccagacgaggaataagggtcttatctagcgaaacgattggtcattttctttaaaaaaataaaaatgtatatgctttgtaaacacaaatgatcgcctcgcaagtgcttccgccgctgtatgtcctacaccttccctattcaacttatggaatgAATGTGGCGCTAGTTCCGTTTATCCGTAAGTTAAATAGgaaaggtgtaggacatacagcgtaagatTTTTGATttctggcggaagcacttgcaaggtgatcatttgtgtttataaagcatatacttttttttttttttttaaagaaaatgaccaattgtttcctagataagacccttattcttcgtctggtatcgtttaaagccttttgaagctgcactgaaactgtaattttgacttttaaccatttggggccaattgaagtccactataaagaaaataatcctggaatgttttcatcaaaaaccttaatttctttacgactgaagaaagaaggacatggacatcttggataacatgggggtgagtaaattatcaggaaaattttatttgaaagtgaactaatcctttaatataaaaaatgtaatgtgattTCTTGCAAAGACAACTGAATAAAAAatctgcagtccgtaacttttggagctctagcggttaataaacaaaactgcatgtgtcttgcggaagaacattgtagccagagctacttctctctgtttatgtctatgacgaGTCCCGCAGGTACTGGGCTACTCCACAGCAGTGGTGACCCGACTGGTCTAAAAATAGtccgaatataaacacttattataggtgtaCTATAGcgattcaggataagacaaaaacacagtttggaAAATCGATTCATGATGTACTCacttattatatacattttgtaaattttttacacaaaaaagttacagactgcagctttaaataattgtttctattttctggaaaatatttactttttaaaaaaaaaaaaaaaaaaaaaaaatttaattttttttttttttccacaaaactaCATGTAGATACTGTTAATGTGTGTTGTcattagaataaaataattgtatttgatCTCATGATTTCTCACTAGTCTTTAGAAAGCAGAATGAAATAGTAAACTAACTAAAATTGTTCACAACCCttataataatatgtaaaaaattgTGAACAGTCTTGCTGCTTCATGTCAGGGTGgaatttataatgtttgtaatggaatttttcaaaaatgagctcTATTTTGTCAGTTCCTCTTTATACCAAGAAGAATTTCACTGCTATAAATTGCCAGAAGTATTTTGGGATCATACATACCCATTCTTTAGATATCTACTCCTGTTGTCAGCCCAGACCcaagaacaaacaaaaccatCTTTGGGCCTGCTCCAGTTTTAATGCGAGTTGTTTAGTGATTATAGTCTTAAGTTCATGCAGTGTTAATAACTTTATTCTGACAGAAATTGGGACTTTGGGGTTTGTGGCAGAGCCTATTTTAGGAAACAGCCCTATAAAATTGCGACCGtactcattttcttttaaaccCCACAAACTGCTTCCAGAATCCACCCATGCCACATTGAAACCGCTTAATTTCAATCATTCTTGTCTCTATTCTTCCCACAGTTATAACACAGCCCACCTCCTCCTACTCCCCCGTCGCTGTGACTCAGGGCAGCGATGAGGGCAAGAGCCCAGACTCCATCAAACCTAAGAAAAATAGATGCTTTACCTGCCGTAAGCGAGTCGGCCTAACAGGTGAGGCTCGTGGATTGCTCATTCTGTTATTAGTTTGATATATGTGCATGTCTATGAATGGAGCTTATTTTTCCTCTTGTTTTACAGGTTTTGACTGTCGATGTGGTAATCTGTTCTGTGGAATTCACCGGTACTCAGACAAGCACAACTGCACATATGATTACAAGGCGGAAGCCGCTGCTAAGATCCGTAAGGAGAATCCAGTAGTGGTGGCCGATAAGATCCAGAGAATATAAGCTTTTCCCTCTTTCTCCAAGAACACTGGTGGATAAAATGGACGACTTGAAAAACGGACTTGTGTTTTTCGATCACCTTAAGAAGAAAACGAGAGAACTGTACCGTCTGAAGCTCATGCATGAACGATCTGACAGATTTTGGTTTTCTAAtaggtattaatttctttccgttttgttttttttcctctcctctCTGTGGTGTTTTATGCTAGTTATTCTCGCATATTCTTTTTTCTAAAGCATAGGACACCTTTCAGGAAATTTTAGCtgttattattgttttgttttttttgcttgttcCCGCCCTCACGCAATGGGAGTGGCAGATACTCTGTGCCAAAACGTGGCCGTGTAGTTTCTGAGTAATTAGTGTTTAGCCTTTGTCTTATCATGAAAGACGCTGGATTTTCAAGAGATGTGTCAAAGCTCTACCTGATGGTGTGTGCTGCATGTGCTGGTCTGCTAAACTGCAGTGTGTCATTACAGTCTGTTCTAACAAAATCTATTGGAATGTGGGGCCGCCCAGTCGTCAAGGCCATTTATTTACCATTATTTTAGAATGTGAACTTGCTACTGTGACATCAtaccttttctttgttttagaaTGAAAGATTGAGATTCATCAGaagtaatttgttttgtttttttcagctgTGTCAACTCTATTCCCACATTCTAGAAC
This Ctenopharyngodon idella isolate HZGC_01 chromosome 5, HZGC01, whole genome shotgun sequence DNA region includes the following protein-coding sequences:
- the zfand5a gene encoding AN1-type zinc finger protein 5a, translating into MAQETNQSPVPILCTTGCGFYGNPRTNGMCSVCYKEHLNRQQSSDRSPMSPLAGSPSAEASAIQRLEASINKAEPSPAPSADTMRDSIPSTSLPVTQQMTEMSISREERALSPKAEAVEPVITQPTSSYSPVAVTQGSDEGKSPDSIKPKKNRCFTCRKRVGLTGFDCRCGNLFCGIHRYSDKHNCTYDYKAEAAAKIRKENPVVVADKIQRI